The Cytobacillus firmus genome segment TCCATCCCTTTGTTCTGGTCCATGGTGGGACATTTCGAGTTTACATCTTTTATTTACGTTCCCGATATGTTTATGAATCCGTGGGTGCAGCTGGCGCTTGCAGCTCCCGTGCAATTTTTCATAGGAAAACAATTTTATGTTGGGGCGTATAAGGCATTGAAAAATAAAAGCGCCAATATGGATGTGCTGGTGGCACTGGGTACTTCGGCAGCGTTTTTCTACAGCTTATACCAATCTTTATTATCACTTGGCAGCAACAGGCATATGGTGGAGCTCTATTATGAAACAAGTGCCATTCTAATAACATTAATCATTTTAGGCAAGCTGTTTGAAGCGAGGGCTAAGGGGCGTTCTTCTGAAGCAATCAAAAAGCTTATGGGTCTTCAGGTAAAAACAGCAACTGTCTTAAGGGAAGGGGAAGAAATTGAAATTCCCCTGGAAGAAGTTATTGCTGGAGATATCATATATGTAAAGCCGGGTGAAAAAATACCGGTTGATGGTGAGATTATCGAGGGACAGTCTGCATTGGATGAATCCATGCTGACGGGAGAAAGCGTACCTGTTGATAAAACAGCTGGAGACACAGTCATTGGATCCACCCTTAATAAAAATGGCTTCCTGAAAATTAAAGCCACTAAAGTTGGCAAGGATACGGCACTGTCACGGATTATTAAAGTAGTGGAAGAAGCACAAGGTTCCAAAGCGCCCATACAGCGGATGGCAGATAAAATCTCCGGGATATTCGTTCCGATTGTTGTGAGTATAGCCGTGGTTACATTCCTGGTATGGTATATATGGGTAAGTCCCGGTAATTTTGCAGAAGCACTTGAAAAATTGATTGCCGTCCTGGTGATTGCATGTCCATGTGCCCTGGGTCTCGCTACGCCAACTTCTATAATGGCTGGTTCAGGCCGTGCAGCGGAATATGGGGTTCTTTTTAAAGGCGGGGAGCACCTGGAGCTTACACATGAAATCACTACTGTCGTTCTTGATAAAACCGGCACCGTAACACATGGCAAACCGGTTTTAACGGATGTGATTACGGAAGGCAATGTTGAAGAAAGTGCATTTCTTCAGCTTGTTGGATCAGCTGAGAAGCAGTCTGAGCATCCATTGGCCGAAGCGATTGTAAAAGGAATAAAGGATAAAGGAATCACTCTATTTAATCCGCAGGAATTTGAAGCTATTCCCGGATATGGGATTAAAGCAAAAGTGGAAGGCAAAAACCTCCTGGTCGGTACAAGAAGATTAATGGAAAAATACGATATAAATGTCCATTCAGCCAAGCTGGAAATGGAGACACTTGAGGAAAATGGAAAAACGGCCATGCTAGTTGCAGTCGATGGCAAATATGCGGGTATCGTTGCAGTGGCGGATACGATAAAAGAAACATCCAGAAATGCAATCAATCGCTTAAAGCAATTGGGAATTGAAGTCATTATGATAACGGGAGATAACAAACGTACGGCTCAGGCAATAGCTGAGGAAGTGGGGATAGACTCTGCAATTGCAGAAGTTCTGCCTGAAGGCAAGGCAGAAGAAGTAAAAAAACTTCAAAACCAGGGTAAAAAAGTCGCCATGGTCGGCGATGGCATAAACGATGCCCCTGCACTCGCTGTTGCTGATATAGGAATGGCGATTGGAACCGGTACAGACGTTGCGATGGAAGCAGCAGATATTACTCTAATGAGAGGGGATCTAAATAGTATCGCAGACGCCATTCTAATGAGTAAAAAAACCATAAGAAATATCAAACAAAATCTTTTCTGGGCATTTGCCTACAATACCCTTGGCATCCCAGTAGCTGCATTAGGGTTCCTTGCTCCCTGGCTTGCCGGTGCAGCAATGGCTTTCAGCTCCGTATCTGTCGTTTTAAACGCACTTAGATTACAAAGAGTAAAAGTAAGTGAAAAAAACGTTTAATTGGAAGGGGCAAATTTAAATGAAGAAATGGGCAGGTGCAGCGATTGCTTACCTGGTGCTTATAATGGCTGGTTATGCGGCATATGATTCTTTCTGGGCTAAGCCAGAGCAGGTACCACATGATATTGAAATTGAAAATCATGAATAAAAAATGACCGGGCAGAGGGGAATCCCCTCTGCCCGTTTTTCACTGATTTATAATTGTAATTTATTTCTCGATATGATAGAATCTTCTACAATATATAGTATGGATTTTTAATAGTGAAAACTACATATAGATCGTGATTGGTGTCCTATATGGACTTAATAGGGAATTCGGTGAAAAACCGAAGCTGTCCCCGCAACTGTAAGTGCAGACGAAAAAAGCATGCCACTGTACAAAACGCTTTATGGCGCTAGTATGGGAAGGGCTTTTAGTAGAGTGAAGCACAAGCCAGGAGACCTGCCAGGGCGATCGAAAGTTTCTTATCTTCGGGGATTGAGATGATGAAACGATCGCGTAATGGCCGTTTGTTTCTCTGCTTCCTGCTATTATACTATCGTTTGATCCGCTCATTTTCCGGGCGGATTTTTATTTTGCCTTTAGGAGGAAGTAAGATGGTCCAAACTATACAGCCGATTAAAATTTTAGAAGAACTTAAGACTGAATTCCCACAGCTTGGCTTTGAACAAATGTTAAAAAGGTATGAAGAAATGAGTCAGCTGGGAGGAGAGGCCATGTATGACCAGCTAATACTGGATTGTTTATCATTTATCAGCATTGAAGAGCCTGATTGGACGTATGCCGCTTCACGTCTGCTTCTTAAAAAGCTCTATATCGAGTCCGGAAAAAACAGAGAATGCGGGCCGGATGACTGCTACACACATTTTTATACGCTAATTGAACGTCTGACCTCTTTAGGAATTTATGAACAAGATTTATTAGATGTGTATTCAAAGGATGAGATAAATGAGCTGTCCCATTTTATTAAAAAAGAAAATGACCGTTTATTTACATATTTGGGGCTGAAGATGCTGGCAGATCGGTATCTGGCCAGGGACAAACAGAGAAAACTCTATGAGCTTCCACAGGAGCGGTTCATGATCATCAGTATGGTTCTGATGAAAAAGGAGCTAAAGGATAAGCGTCTTAAGCTTGTTAAAGAAGCTTACTGGGCAATGAGCGGATTGTATATGACTGTTGCAACTCCAACACTCGCTAATGCCGGGAAAAATTGGGGTCAGCTTTCAAGCTGTTTCATTGAAACCGTTGATGACAGTCTTGATTCCATTTATGACAGTAATACTGATATTGCATCTCTTTCCAAAAGCGGTGGAGGAATTGGAGTATATTTAGGGAAAATCCGCAGCAGAGGCAGTGATATTAAAGGATTTAAGGGGGCATCTTCAGGCGTGATTCCCTGGATGAAACAGCTGAATAACACAGCGGTCAGTGTTGACCAGCTTGGACAAAGGCAGGGTGCTATAAGTGTCTATCTGGATGTCTGGCATAAAGATATCTTCTCGTTTCTTGATGCAAAGCTTAATAATGGAGATGAAAGGCAGCGAACACATGATTTATTCACAGGTGTCTGCATTCCTGATTTATTTATGGAAAAAGTGGAAAGCCGCGGGTATTGGTATTTATTTGATCCCCATGAAGTCCGCAAGGTAATGGGCTTTTCACTGGAGGATTTTTTTGACGAAGGAGAGGGCGAAGGTTCTTTCCGCCAGAAATATAAAGAATGCATTGATAACCCGAATCTATCAAGGGAAAAAGTATCTGCTATTGAGATTATGAAATCCATCATGAGAAGTCAGCTTGAAACCGGGACACCATTCATGTTCTACCGGGATGAGGTTAATCGGAAAAATGCCAATTCGCATTGCGGAATGATTTATTGTACCAACCTTTGCACTGAAATCGTACAAAACCAAAGTGTTACTAAGAGGGTTGAAGAATATACAAGAAATGGGAGAATTATTATCGAAAAACAGCCGGGAGACTTCGTTGTTTGCAATCTTTCATCCATCAATCTTGCACGGGCCTTAAGTGAAGGAATTCTTGAAAGGCTTGTGCCTATTCAGGTGCGAATGCTTGATAACGTTATTGATATAAATAGAATTCCTGTTCCTCAGGGGCAGATCACAAATCAAAAGTACCGTGCGATCGGATTGGGGACTTTTGGCTGGCACCACCTTCTTGCACTGAAAAAAATCACTTGGGAAAGCGAAGAAGCAGAAGAATTCGCTAACAATCTATATGAACAAATTGCTTTTTTAGCGATAAAAAGTTCTATGAATCTGGCAAAAGAAAAAGGAAGCTATACAGCCTTTAAAGGCTCTGATTGGGAAACGGGTGCCTACTTTGAAAAGCGGGGATATATGGGGGCAAAGACAGAAATGGACTGGACAGGATTGAGCAGGGAGGTAAAGGAATTCGGCGTCCGAAACGCCTATATGATGGCGGTTGCCCCTAATGCATCTACTGCATTAATTGCAGGAAGCACACCGAGTATTGATCCTATATTTAACAAGCAGTATTCCGAAGAGAAAAAAGATTATCGAATCCCTGTTACAGCTCCTGATATTAACAGTGAGACCATCTGGTACTACAAATCTGCCTATCATATTAACCAGGAGTGGAGCCTCAGGCAGAATGCTAACAGACAAAAGCATATAGATCAGGCTATTTCATTTAATTTCTATATACCTAACCATATTAAAGCTATCGATCTTTTAAATCTGCATCTTTCAGCATGGAAGAATAAATTAAAAACAACTTACTATATCCGTTCAACTTCATCAGAGGTTGAAGACTGCGAATCTTGCTCAAGCTAAAGGAGGCCATTTATGAATACTCTAAAAAAACGCCCAATTATTAATCAATCGGCGCCTAATAAATCAACTTCAATCATCAACGGCGAATGCTCCAATATTCTTAATTGGGATGATGTCCGCTTCTCATGGGCCTATCCAAAGTATAAAAAAATGCTTGCTAACTTTTGGACACCCTTTGAAATAAACATGTCACAGGACATTAAGCAATTTCCGGATTTAACGAAAAGTGAACAAGATGCATTTTTGAAAATTATTGGGCTGCTTGCATTGCTCGACAGCATCCAAACCGATTATGCCGGTAAAGTTGCTGATTATATTACCGATTCAAGCATATCAGCACTCATGATCATACTTGCACAGCAGGAGGTGATTCATAATCATTCTTATTCCTATGTTCTATCAAGCCTAGTTCCCAAACAAAAACAGGATGAGGTTTTTGAATTCTGGCGGACAGAACCTGTATTAGCTGAAAGAAATGAATTTGTTGTGAACGGATATAAAGATTTTGCAGAGAATCCAAGTGCGGAGAACCTGCTGAAATCGATTGTGTTTGATGTCGTATTGGAGGGGCTTTTCTTTTATTCAGGCTTTGCATTCTTTTATCACCTGGCAAGAAATCAAAAGATGGTTTCCACCTCAACAATGATTAATTACATCAACCGGGATGAACAAATCCATGTAGATTTGTTTGTTAAAATTTTCAAAGAAATCCTTAAGGAAAATCCGGTGCTTAATTCTAATGAATTAAGTGA includes the following:
- a CDS encoding ribonucleoside-diphosphate reductase subunit alpha; translated protein: MVQTIQPIKILEELKTEFPQLGFEQMLKRYEEMSQLGGEAMYDQLILDCLSFISIEEPDWTYAASRLLLKKLYIESGKNRECGPDDCYTHFYTLIERLTSLGIYEQDLLDVYSKDEINELSHFIKKENDRLFTYLGLKMLADRYLARDKQRKLYELPQERFMIISMVLMKKELKDKRLKLVKEAYWAMSGLYMTVATPTLANAGKNWGQLSSCFIETVDDSLDSIYDSNTDIASLSKSGGGIGVYLGKIRSRGSDIKGFKGASSGVIPWMKQLNNTAVSVDQLGQRQGAISVYLDVWHKDIFSFLDAKLNNGDERQRTHDLFTGVCIPDLFMEKVESRGYWYLFDPHEVRKVMGFSLEDFFDEGEGEGSFRQKYKECIDNPNLSREKVSAIEIMKSIMRSQLETGTPFMFYRDEVNRKNANSHCGMIYCTNLCTEIVQNQSVTKRVEEYTRNGRIIIEKQPGDFVVCNLSSINLARALSEGILERLVPIQVRMLDNVIDINRIPVPQGQITNQKYRAIGLGTFGWHHLLALKKITWESEEAEEFANNLYEQIAFLAIKSSMNLAKEKGSYTAFKGSDWETGAYFEKRGYMGAKTEMDWTGLSREVKEFGVRNAYMMAVAPNASTALIAGSTPSIDPIFNKQYSEEKKDYRIPVTAPDINSETIWYYKSAYHINQEWSLRQNANRQKHIDQAISFNFYIPNHIKAIDLLNLHLSAWKNKLKTTYYIRSTSSEVEDCESCSS
- a CDS encoding heavy metal translocating P-type ATPase, with amino-acid sequence MGGAALKEVHLPISGMTCAACSSRIEKGLNKLDGVQEASVNLALEKAAIKYNPEVISVEAFEKKIEDLGYAVVSEKAEFELLGMTCAACSSRIEKGLNKLPGVKHAVVNLALETGTVEYNPEQVSVQDMIKKVENLGYQAKVKTDKDQETEGYREREIEKQKGKFIFSLILSIPLFWSMVGHFEFTSFIYVPDMFMNPWVQLALAAPVQFFIGKQFYVGAYKALKNKSANMDVLVALGTSAAFFYSLYQSLLSLGSNRHMVELYYETSAILITLIILGKLFEARAKGRSSEAIKKLMGLQVKTATVLREGEEIEIPLEEVIAGDIIYVKPGEKIPVDGEIIEGQSALDESMLTGESVPVDKTAGDTVIGSTLNKNGFLKIKATKVGKDTALSRIIKVVEEAQGSKAPIQRMADKISGIFVPIVVSIAVVTFLVWYIWVSPGNFAEALEKLIAVLVIACPCALGLATPTSIMAGSGRAAEYGVLFKGGEHLELTHEITTVVLDKTGTVTHGKPVLTDVITEGNVEESAFLQLVGSAEKQSEHPLAEAIVKGIKDKGITLFNPQEFEAIPGYGIKAKVEGKNLLVGTRRLMEKYDINVHSAKLEMETLEENGKTAMLVAVDGKYAGIVAVADTIKETSRNAINRLKQLGIEVIMITGDNKRTAQAIAEEVGIDSAIAEVLPEGKAEEVKKLQNQGKKVAMVGDGINDAPALAVADIGMAIGTGTDVAMEAADITLMRGDLNSIADAILMSKKTIRNIKQNLFWAFAYNTLGIPVAALGFLAPWLAGAAMAFSSVSVVLNALRLQRVKVSEKNV
- a CDS encoding ribonucleotide-diphosphate reductase subunit beta, which encodes MNTLKKRPIINQSAPNKSTSIINGECSNILNWDDVRFSWAYPKYKKMLANFWTPFEINMSQDIKQFPDLTKSEQDAFLKIIGLLALLDSIQTDYAGKVADYITDSSISALMIILAQQEVIHNHSYSYVLSSLVPKQKQDEVFEFWRTEPVLAERNEFVVNGYKDFAENPSAENLLKSIVFDVVLEGLFFYSGFAFFYHLARNQKMVSTSTMINYINRDEQIHVDLFVKIFKEILKENPVLNSNELSEFVQETFKRAAELEIEWAREVIGSKTEGILLSDIEAYIKFYANVRCNQLGYERPFVGYRTNPLRWIVAYEEVDHGKSDFFEQKSRQYTKVQIDNGFDEL